TACCGATGCGGATGGCCGGAAATATTGTCGGGGTGATCCGGACCTCTATTCCGTTGACGACCGTTCGGGAGTCATTAAACGATTTCTTCCTGAAAATCGGGTTTTGGATCATCGTCGTCACGGTGATCACGTCCTGTATTGCATTTCTTGCCTCGCAGAAAATTACCCGGCCCCTGGAAGCGATGACCAGCGCGGCAGCCAGATTTGCTGCGGGGGACCTGACCGGGCGGATCGAAGTTTCCGGTTCAGAGGAGATTGTTTCACTCGCCCGGGCCATGAACAGGATGGCGACCCTGCTCCGGGAGAGAATCGAGAAGGTGGAGACCCAGCACAACGAACTGGAAACCGTGGTCTCCAGCATGATCGAGGGAGTGATCGCCTGCGATCTTGAGGCACGGGTGCTGTATATGAATCATTCGGCGGCCGTCCAGCTGGAAGTGAACCAGCTGGAACTGCAGGGAGGCAATATTCTCGAAGTGGTGAGGAACATTGATCTGGTCCGTTTTATCAGGCAGACCCTGAATGAGGACGAACCGGTTGAGGGGACAGTCTTTCTCAATCGCGGTCGGGAAGATGAAAAAATCCTGCAGGTTCACGGAGCCCAGCTGACCGACCCGGCGGAAAAAAGGATCGGGGCCCTGATCGTCATCAATGACGTCACCCGGCTTCTGAAACTTGAGAATCTCCGCCGGGATTTTGTGGCGAACGTATCTCACGAGTTGAAGACGCCCATCACCTCGATCAAGGGCTATGTGGAAACCCTCCTCCAGGAATGTGATGCCGGCCAGCCTCATTTCCGGGATTTTCTCTTAATCATCGCCAAGCATGCCAATCGTCTGCAGACCATTGTGGAAGACCTGCTGACCCTGTCGAGGATTGAGCAGGAAGGCCGGAGAGATCAAATAGAGCTGAAACCCGCGGGGATTCTCGCTTGTGTTGAGTCTGCCGCCGAAGTATGTTCGGCTAAAGCGGCTGACAGGAATATTGAAATAAACCTGCACGGGCTGTCTGATCTCAGGGCGATGGTTAACGCCCCACTGCTGGAACAGGCCCTCATCAATCTGATCGACAACGCTGTCAAATACAGCCCGGAACATTCTACGGTCCATCTGGATTCCGGACGGGAAGGGAATTATGTTGCCATTCACATCAGGGACAATGGACCCGGGATTGAAAGCAGGCATCTGACCCGTCTTTTTGAGCGGTTTTATCTGGTCGATAAGGCCCGCAGCCGGAAGCTGGGTGGAACCGGACTGGGGCTCGCGATCGTAAAACATATCGTTGAGGCCCATAAGGGG
Above is a window of Pseudomonadota bacterium DNA encoding:
- a CDS encoding HAMP domain-containing protein — translated: MHSSKLIWQLFPAYILIIVGTMLSIAWYGSVSLRDFYLGQMAANLEAQSRLLEPRISHLYSSRNYPELAAFTRDSGRNAQTRITVIAAEGKVVSDTSREPRAMDNHGQRPEILQAMAGVTGISQRYSASTNQEMLYVAIPMRMAGNIVGVIRTSIPLTTVRESLNDFFLKIGFWIIVVTVITSCIAFLASQKITRPLEAMTSAAARFAAGDLTGRIEVSGSEEIVSLARAMNRMATLLRERIEKVETQHNELETVVSSMIEGVIACDLEARVLYMNHSAAVQLEVNQLELQGGNILEVVRNIDLVRFIRQTLNEDEPVEGTVFLNRGREDEKILQVHGAQLTDPAEKRIGALIVINDVTRLLKLENLRRDFVANVSHELKTPITSIKGYVETLLQECDAGQPHFRDFLLIIAKHANRLQTIVEDLLTLSRIEQEGRRDQIELKPAGILACVESAAEVCSAKAADRNIEINLHGLSDLRAMVNAPLLEQALINLIDNAVKYSPEHSTVHLDSGREGNYVAIHIRDNGPGIESRHLTRLFERFYLVDKARSRKLGGTGLGLAIVKHIVEAHKGQVTVHSELGRGSVFTVRLQSA